A segment of the Pseudodesulfovibrio profundus genome:
AAGGAGCTTCACGCCAAGATTGGCCAGCTCACGGTGGAGAAGGATTTTTTGCAACAAGCCTTCGCCAAAATTTGAGCTGTGAGCGAAGGCGAGAGGTGGTCGACAAGACTCACCCCGAGCTCAGTATCCGGCGGCAATGCCGAATTCTCAAGCTGTACCGATCGACGTACTACTACGAACCGATCGGCGAATCTCCGGCCAACCTGGCCCTTATGCGCCGAATCGATGAGTTGTTTATGGAGCTGCCGTTTTTCGGTTCCAGACAGATGCGTAATACCCTACGAGACGAAGGGCAAAGGGTCGGTCGTGAACGGGTACGACGTCTGATGCGTAAAATGGGCCTGATGGCGATTTACCAAAAGCCAAAGACAAGCCATCCGCATCCGCAACATAAGACGTATCCGTATTTGCTGCGGCACAAGGCGATTACGAAGCCCAATCAGGTTTGGTGTGCCGACATCACGTATATCCCCATGACACGCGGCTTCTTATACCTTGTGGCGGTCATGGACTGGCACAGTCGGGCCGTCCTGTCGTGGAGGCTCTCAAACACGATGGATGCTGATTTCTGCGTGTCTGCCTTGGAAGAAGCCCTGAATCGTTATGGGGTGCCGGAAATCTTCAACACCGACCAGGGATCACAGTTCACCAGCTACGAGTTCACACGGACGCTCAGAGAGGCTGGAATTCGTATCTCCATGGACGGTCGAGGCCGATGGATGGATAATGTGATGATCGAGCGTCTGTGGCGTTCGTTGAAATATGAATGTGCTTACCTGCGTGAGATGGGAACCGGAAGCGAACTGCGGCAAGCCTTGGCTTGGTGGTTCGATTTCTACAACAATCGACGTCCGCATTTTGCTTTTGACGGCAAGAAGCCGATGGAGATATATCAGAACCGTTCCAGGCCAGAGGGGGTACCCCCTCTGGCCTGGAACGAAAGAGCGGCGTAGCTCGTAAACGTGTCCACCTTAAAATCGTCGCTCAGTGGTCCGAAGAACCGAGGCCACTTCTGTAACATTCGACTCAAAGACGGTGATGTTATCGTAGTCAGTAAGCGCGGTATTCGGGTTGGCGTTAACGGGCATGTTCGTACTCAGGCATGGTTTGAATTCTCCAATAAAGTTGTGCGCGGTTCTGAAGTTATGAAGTGGAGCGATCCGCTGCCAGGTGTAACCCATGTTTCTATTTGGGGGCATCGGGCAGGTGCACCGCTTAAGACCTACCTGTCTCTTGATGAGTTTGAGACGTTCGCTGTGCATGAGAATGATACTATTGAATTTATCTATGATGAACCTTCTGAGGCCATCACCATTTATGCTGAGGGTGCCTTGGATGGGCGATCACAGTTCTTCGTTCAAAAGGGAGCACGTCTCCATGATGTGTTGAATTATATCAAGGTGGATAAGAACTATGCTAAACTCGATTCCATCTACTTGCGGCGATATGAGGTTGCTAGGCGACAATCTGCGGCACTCATGGAATCGTTGTTCAGGCTGGAACAAAATGCGCTGACTTCTTCATCGGCCACGGCCGAGGGGGCCTCTATCAGACTTAAGGAAGCCCAGTTGATCAGTAAATTTGTCCAGCGCGCAAAAAAGATTAAGCCGCAGGGCGTGGTCTCCATTGCTCATGACGGACAGGTGGAGAACATTTATTTGCAGGACGGGGACATTATCATTGTTCCCAATCACTCCGATGTCGTGCTTATCTCAGGTGAGGTGATTGTTCCTAATGCTGTGGTTTATAAAACGGGATATACGATTTCTGACTATATTGGCATGTCCGGTGGTTTTGGCAATAAGGCGGATCCTAAGAATATTATCCTGTTCAAGGCAGACGGTCGAATACTGGATGCCAATAAAGACTTGATTGAAGCTGGTGATGCGATCATGGTCTTGCCAAAATATGAGACTAAGACCTTGCAGATAGCTAAGGACCTGACTCAGATATTCTTTCAGCTAGCAGTTGGCACAAGAGCAATCCTCACCCCTCTTTTCTAGTCGGCCAGATGTGCTATACCACAAATGACTGTTACAGTTAAAAAACTTGTTGCCAGATTGTGGCCCGCCTCTTTCGAAAGACTTCCTGGGAAAGTGGGGCCATTCACATTTTCGTCAACCGACAATCTTGTTGTCCTTCATTTTGGTGATACGCCGACTTTGGATTATTACTGGAAGACACGGTTCCCGACTGCGTTGTACATTGATACCGCTTGCGAAAAGTCAGATGCCGAGCTTTTGAACAATGCATCAGCCATTGTTCTGGTGCGGCATATCAGTCCGGTTTGGCAGAAAATGTTGCTGGCCGAATCCAACTCTTTGCCTCCGGTTTTGGTGTTTTTTGATGACGACATACCGGGCATCTTGAACGATCCACACATTCCTTTCGTCTACTCTCTGAAAACCGCCATTCGGTATGCTCGGGCTTTGAAGATTTTTGATAAGATTTGTTCATCGGTCTATGTTTCTTCCGATGGTCTTGCTGTGAAATACGGACTGGATGACCAATCTGTTTTAGGCCCGTTGCCGGTTGAGCCGACTGGTTCAGTTTTGTCCCAAAATGATGGTCCGGTGACGATTTTTTATCATGGCACCGCCTCTCATAGGCGAGAGATTCTCTGGTTACGGGATGTCATAGCTGAAGTGGTAAAACGCCAGCCCGGCGTGCTGTTTGAACTTTTTGGTGAAAAGCCGGTGAGTAAACTCTACCAAGGCATCGAAGGTGTCAGGGTCGTGCATCCCATGAAATGGCAGCCATTTCTGACGTATTCTGCATCTGTGAGCTATGATATCGGTTTGGCCCCACTTCTCGATTCACCCTTCAACCGATGTCGAAGTCATGTAAAATATTACGACATAACCAGAGCTAGTGGTGTGGGAATCTATTCCGAAAATTCAGTGTTTCATACTGTGATTAAAAGTGGTGAAAACGGACTTTTGGTCAAAAATTCCGTTCAGGACTGGGTTGATGCTATCTGTGGGTTGGTTCAGAATGGCAACATGCGCCGACGCATGTTTGAGAATGCGTCGGCACATATTGTCGATTTGCGCGAAACGTCAGGAGCTAGGGGATGATTGGTATCTTCTCCAGGGGCATGAGTCGCATCCCACACCTTGAAACTTTGCTCGGCGACGAGGTGCGTTTTCGCCCTGGTGCCCCAGATGGTTTGTCGGCTATTGCTGGGTGGGGCCACAAGCCCACGGCAGACAAAGCTAAACAGATGGCCGCAAAGTGGAGCCTTCCGTATTTGGCCGTGGAAGATGGCTTCTTGCGCTCCCTTGGTTTGGGCGTACAGGGCCATGCCCCTCTTTCTATTATCGTCGATGATGTTGGTGTTTATTATGATGCTACAGGCCCTTCTCAGCTCGAAAACATGATCCGAGATCGTGATTTTTCCGATGCAGAACTTCGCTTGGCCCGTAAGGCGATTGAGGGCATTGTCGCCAATGGGGTGAGCAAGTATAATCATGCTCCAGAACTGGCTGACGATTTGCCGAAAAATGGGTGCGAAAGGGTGCTTCTCATCGACCAGACCCAAAATGACGCTTCCGTCAAGCTGGGGTTGGCCGACGAATCAACATTTCTGGAAATGGCCCGTGCAGCGCGGGAAGAACACCCTAAAGCTGAGATTCTGATCAAAGTACACCCGGATGTCACTTCGGGGAAGAAGGTGGGCTATTTGGCCGAGGCTGATTTGTCCAACGTGACGGTCATCGATTACGATGTGAATCCCCTTTCCCTGCTCAAACAGGTGGACCATGTTTATACTGTGAGTTCGCAAATGGGGTTCGAGGCACTGCTTAGGGGGGTGGCGGTTACCTGCTTCGGGATGCCGTTTTATGCCGGACGGGGGCTGACCTGTGACAGGTTATCACTTGACCGGCGATCTGTCGGACGATCCCTGGAAGAAGTTTTTGCCGCAGCATATATCTGCTATGCGAGGTACCTAGATCCCTTTACCGGGCAGCTTTCTGGAATCATGGAGTCTGTCCAGATCCTTGCTGATCAGAAACGTCACAATGACCGGAATCGAGGCGATTGGGTTTGTGCCGGTTTCTCCTGGTGGCGCAGGGGGTTTGCTTCACATCTATTCAAGTCCACGGACGGCAATATTCTCTTTGAAAACACAGCCGTAACCACGGCTGTCACCGCCTACGATATTGGCGGAAGAGCCTTGGTTTGGTCTGCGAAAACACCGCCCGGAACGTGGGAGGCGTGTGAAGACAAGGATGTTACGGTGATCGGTGTAGAAGATGGTTTCCTCCGTTCCACAGGGCTTGGTTCGGATTTTTACTGGCCTTACTCGCTCTGTATGGATTCGAGGGGAGCTTACTTTGATCCGTCTGGCCCTAGCGACCTAGAAGTCATTCTCAAAGAGAAACAGTTTGATGAACAACTTGTTGAACGGGCCACGGCGTTGCGAAAGAAGATTGTTGCCAGTGGTATCACTAAATACAATGTTGGGTTAACGAAAGAGCAGGTCCCTTTCGATTCGGGCGGTCGGCAAGTGGTTCTGGTTGTGGGGCAAGTCGCGGATGACAAATCGGTGGAATTGGGCGGATTGGGCATAGCTTCTGATCGGGAGTTGCTTGAAGCTGTCCGGGTGAATCGACCTGACGCCTACTTGATTTATAAACCGCACCCGGATGTGGTCAGCGGTAATCGTGATGGTGGTGCTTTCGCTGACGAGGGTCGAAATGTCTATGACGTTATTTTAACGGATGTCGGCCTGAACGCGCTTTTCCCTGTCATTGATGAATTGCATACGCTGACATCATTGTCTGGTTTTGAGGCCTTGCTGAGGGGCATTTCAGTGTATACGTATGGCGGCCCTTTCTACGCGGGATGGGGACTGACGGAAGATAGATTAGATTTTCCCAGACGAAACCGCATTTTGGCTTTGGATGAACTTGTCGCTGGGGTGTTAATCCTGTATCCAACCTACTATGATTGGCGAACAGAAATGTTTTGCGGCCCCGAAGTTGTCCTGCAAAGGCTGGCTGACGGCGAAGAACCTCGTCAGGGAGTCGTGAGGCGGCGCATGTGCAGAGCCTTACAGACGGTACTCAATATATTGCCATAGAATGGAGTTGCTAGTGTTTCGAAGAATATTGCTTGTTGTACTGATCTGTTTCGTGGGGGGGTGTGTTTCCCAAAAAGCGCCACCGCCACAGCAAGTGGAGAACGAACAGCCTCCTCCGCCCACTATGAATGCGCTGGAAAACTACGTTGCAACATCTGTGGTGGGTAGTGAGACATTCATTGTCAACACCCGCTATGGTGATGTGCGCTTGAGAATCCGCAATCAGTATTATTCCGCTTCAAATAAAATATGTCGTTTGGTCGACCTGACCAACCAGAACGAATGTGATATCGAATTGGTGCTTTGCATGGATGAGAGTGGCGACTGGAAAGAAAAGCCGATTCTCTGGAACAGCTGTCAGTAACAATAGCCTTTTTAGTCAGTGGACGATTCTTTCCACAATATCCCTATCCGCATTAAGAGCTGCATGTCAAAAATGATGATAAAAGATATAATCCTTCCGACAAAAGAAGCTGCTGAATGCACGGGCGAACGGTTTGTTTTTCATGAGTCTGTTTCTTTGGAGATGACGTGTGAGCA
Coding sequences within it:
- a CDS encoding IS3 family transposase (programmed frameshift), translating into MSKTRKRFSAEFKARVALDALSGEHTLSELASKYGVHPNQVSQWKKQAKEGIVASFSGKAVGRQDNGAQIKELHAKIGQLTVEKDFLQQAFQNLSCERRREVVDKTHPELSIRRQCRILKLYRSTYYYEPIGESPANLALMRRIDELFMELPFFGSRQMRNTLRDEGQRVGRERVRRLMRKMGLMAIYQKPKTSHPHPQHKTYPYLLRHKAITKPNQVWCADITYIPMTRGFLYLVAVMDWHSRAVLSWRLSNTMDADFCVSALEEALNRYGVPEIFNTDQGSQFTSYEFTRTLREAGIRISMDGRGRWMDNVMIERLWRSLKYECAYLREMGTGSELRQALAWWFDFYNNRRPHFAFDGKKPMEIYQNRSRPEGVPPLAWNERAA
- a CDS encoding capsular polysaccharide biosynthesis protein, which gives rise to MIGIFSRGMSRIPHLETLLGDEVRFRPGAPDGLSAIAGWGHKPTADKAKQMAAKWSLPYLAVEDGFLRSLGLGVQGHAPLSIIVDDVGVYYDATGPSQLENMIRDRDFSDAELRLARKAIEGIVANGVSKYNHAPELADDLPKNGCERVLLIDQTQNDASVKLGLADESTFLEMARAAREEHPKAEILIKVHPDVTSGKKVGYLAEADLSNVTVIDYDVNPLSLLKQVDHVYTVSSQMGFEALLRGVAVTCFGMPFYAGRGLTCDRLSLDRRSVGRSLEEVFAAAYICYARYLDPFTGQLSGIMESVQILADQKRHNDRNRGDWVCAGFSWWRRGFASHLFKSTDGNILFENTAVTTAVTAYDIGGRALVWSAKTPPGTWEACEDKDVTVIGVEDGFLRSTGLGSDFYWPYSLCMDSRGAYFDPSGPSDLEVILKEKQFDEQLVERATALRKKIVASGITKYNVGLTKEQVPFDSGGRQVVLVVGQVADDKSVELGGLGIASDRELLEAVRVNRPDAYLIYKPHPDVVSGNRDGGAFADEGRNVYDVILTDVGLNALFPVIDELHTLTSLSGFEALLRGISVYTYGGPFYAGWGLTEDRLDFPRRNRILALDELVAGVLILYPTYYDWRTEMFCGPEVVLQRLADGEEPRQGVVRRRMCRALQTVLNILP
- a CDS encoding SLBB domain-containing protein, which produces MSTLKSSLSGPKNRGHFCNIRLKDGDVIVVSKRGIRVGVNGHVRTQAWFEFSNKVVRGSEVMKWSDPLPGVTHVSIWGHRAGAPLKTYLSLDEFETFAVHENDTIEFIYDEPSEAITIYAEGALDGRSQFFVQKGARLHDVLNYIKVDKNYAKLDSIYLRRYEVARRQSAALMESLFRLEQNALTSSSATAEGASIRLKEAQLISKFVQRAKKIKPQGVVSIAHDGQVENIYLQDGDIIIVPNHSDVVLISGEVIVPNAVVYKTGYTISDYIGMSGGFGNKADPKNIILFKADGRILDANKDLIEAGDAIMVLPKYETKTLQIAKDLTQIFFQLAVGTRAILTPLF
- a CDS encoding glycosyltransferase family protein, which codes for MTVTVKKLVARLWPASFERLPGKVGPFTFSSTDNLVVLHFGDTPTLDYYWKTRFPTALYIDTACEKSDAELLNNASAIVLVRHISPVWQKMLLAESNSLPPVLVFFDDDIPGILNDPHIPFVYSLKTAIRYARALKIFDKICSSVYVSSDGLAVKYGLDDQSVLGPLPVEPTGSVLSQNDGPVTIFYHGTASHRREILWLRDVIAEVVKRQPGVLFELFGEKPVSKLYQGIEGVRVVHPMKWQPFLTYSASVSYDIGLAPLLDSPFNRCRSHVKYYDITRASGVGIYSENSVFHTVIKSGENGLLVKNSVQDWVDAICGLVQNGNMRRRMFENASAHIVDLRETSGARG
- a CDS encoding DVU3141 family protein; translation: MFRRILLVVLICFVGGCVSQKAPPPQQVENEQPPPPTMNALENYVATSVVGSETFIVNTRYGDVRLRIRNQYYSASNKICRLVDLTNQNECDIELVLCMDESGDWKEKPILWNSCQ